Below is a genomic region from Dehalococcoidia bacterium.
GTGAAGCGCCGGGCCAGCTTCTCATACCAGCGCCGCACCTCCGGTATGCGCCACTCGCCGACTACGTTCCCGAAGGCGGCGGCGGTGGTGAACACGATGGGTGGGCCGCTGCCATGCACCGTATAGGCGATGCCGACTCCGTCGCTGGTGCGCGCGTAATGCAGGACCGGGTCCACCCTTGAAGTTTACGGCGATCAGACCGTGCCGCAGGAGACCCTTACAATGGACGCGATTGATGAGCAGTTCACAAGGGTTGGAGGCACATGAATAAGCTCCTCTTGCTCGCGTTTCTCCTCGCGGCGACGGTCGCGTTCCTGAGCCTGCGCAAGCGTAAGGTCAAGTTCGAGATCGAGTTCGAGATGGAGCCGGGAGACGAGACGGAGGAGGAGTAGGCCGGGGTTAGCGGGCCAGGACCGCCGCGCCCTGCGTACAATGGCGCTATGCCTCGCCCGCGCCAGCCGCGGCTCCTGAACCAGCCCGAGCAGCCGTCACCCGACGAGTTCGACCCCTCCGCGCCGCTCGCGGCGCGCATGCGGCCGCGTACCCTCGACGAGTACGTCGGGCAGGACCACCTAGTCGGCCCGGGGCGCATCCTTCGACGGCTGATCGAGGCGGGCCAGCTGCCGTCGATGGTCTTCTGGGGCCCGCCCGGGACCGGCAAAACGACGCTGGCGCGCATCATCGCGGCCATGTCGAACGCCCACTTCTCGGCCGTCTCCGCCGTCTCGGCCGGGGTCGGCGACCTGAGGCGCGTGATCGCTGAGGCCCGCGAGCGCCGGCCCCGCAAGACCATCCTCTTCATCGACGAGATCCACCGCTTCAACAAGGCCCAGCAGGACGCCGTCCTGCCCTTCGTAGAGGACGGCACGATCACGCTCATCGGCGCGACGACCGAGAACCCGAGCTTCGAGGTCATCGGCCCACTGCTCTCGCGCTCGCGTGTGTTCACCCTGAACGCCCTTACCGAAGAGCAGGTGGCGACCCTGATCCGCCGCGCCCTGAGCGATGGCGAGCGGGGTATCGCCGCGCTCAACCCTGCGATGGACGATGAGGCGATCTCGGCCCTGGCGGCGTCCGTGGGCGGCGACGCCCGCATCGCCCTCAACGCCCTGGAGGCTGCCGCGATGTCCGTCACGCCGGACGAGGCTGGGCGGCGCGTAATCACGCGCGAGGTCGTCGAGGAGGCGCTGCAGCACCGCACCTACCTCTACGACCGCCAGGGCGACGCCCACTATGACACGATCTCCGCCTTCATCAAGAGCCTGCGCGGCTCTGACCCGGACGCCTCGCTCTACTGGCTGGCCCGAATGATCGAGGCGGGCGAGGACCCGCTGTTCATCGTGCGCCGCATGGTAATCCTGGCCGCGGAGGACGTGGGGCTGGCGGACCCGCAGGCGCTGTCGATGGCCGTGGCCTGCCAGCAGGCCGTGCACTTCGTTGGCATGCCGGAGGGCTTTCTGCCGATGGCCGAGTGCGCGCTCTACCTGGCGCTGGCGCCGAAGAGCAACAGCGCCATGACCGCGTACCTGAAGGCGAAAGAGGACGTCGAGGCGACGCGCAACGACCCGGTGCCCCTGCACCTGCGCAACGCCGTCACAGGGTTGATGCGCGGCCTCGGCTACGGCCGCGGCTACCAGTATGCCCACGACTACGCGACAGGTATCGCGCCGGGGCAGGCGTACCTCCCGGACCGCCTCAAGGGCCGCCGCTATTACACGCCGCGACCCCTCGGCCGCGAGCGCGAGGTCTGGGAAGCCTGGGAACGCCGCCTCCGCGGGACGCCGGAGTAGGACCGCCTGCGCCTGGCAGGCGACACGACTGGATTACGGGACCCGTCGCGATGGAGTTGACCCTGCCGGCCCCGGCCCTGGAGTCCGCGCTAGTCCGCGTCCTCGCGCATGTTGTCGATAGCCCGCTGCACCATCGGCCTGCGACGCCGTCCTTCCTCCCGCTCGATCGCCACCGCCCCGGGGTCGCTCTCGCCCAGGGCCCGGATGACGTAGAGGGCGTAAGCGTCGCGGATCGCCGCCGGGAAGCCCTGGATGTCCTGAGTCTGGTTAACCGCGGCCTTCGCCATCCGCACTAGGAACGGGTCGTTCTCGGCGACGCGCCTCGCGTAGGCCATCGTCCGGCGGTCAAGCTCGTCGCGCGGGTAGACCCGGTTCACCAGGCCGTACTCCTTCGCCTCCTGGGCGGTGATGAAGCGGCTTTCGAACAGGATCTCCTTCGTCTTGCGCGCACCCAGGTCCCACGGCGGAGTGAAGTACTGGAAGGCCGCCGCCAGGAACATCGCGTCGTCCGCTGCAAAGATGAGGTCCATGGCCGAGGCGATCATCCAGCCGCCGAAAATGCAGTAGCCCTGTACGGCGGCGATCGTCGGCTTGGGGAGGTCGCGCCAGCGCAGGGACATATCTACGTAGAGGTCGTAGCCGCGCTTGTACCGGCCGCGCACGCCTGGCTCGTCGGGCCGCGCCTCGCGGTCCGCCACCTGCTCCGGCGTGCCAAGGTCGTGGCCGGCGGAGAAGTGCTGGCCTTCACCGCGCAGGATTATGACCCTGACGTCGCGGTCCTCCGCCGCCTTCGCGAAGGCGTCGTCCATCTCCTCCAGGAGCGTCCGGCTCTGGGCGTTGCGGTACTGCGGCCGGTTCAGGGAGACCACTGCCACGTGGTCCTTCACTTCATAGAGGATGCTGCGGTACTCGGACATGACCACCTCCTGGTCTCGAGGCTCGGCGACGTGGCTGGATCTTCCCGCCTCGCACAGTGACAGTCCAGTGTCCGCACCGCCGTCTCCTGTCCGCCGCGAGTGCGAGCACAGCTGGCGAGGGACCTAGGGCGCCGGCGGCGGAAACGAAGCCCTCCGTGCGACTTCGGGAGGCCGTCCCGGCCCGGCCTGCCTTAGTCGAGCCTCTGCGTCTCGATCCCGGGCATCACCCACGACGGCGCCGGCGGCGGCACGGCGACGAACGTCGCCCCGGGCGTCTCCGGCCCGACGCCGTTGACCTGGAGGCGGTACTCCGTCAGGTACTGCACTTCGCCGTCCTTCAGGCGGAAGGGGCGGTCGTGGCCGGGATAGATCGCCGCACCAGAAGCGCTGATTCGCTTCGCCGAGGCGATGGCCTGGGCTTCGTTCCAGAAGATGAAGGAGATGTTGCCGGTCAGGGCCGCCCTGGCGTTCGGCAGCGCGTCGCCGACGACCAGG
It encodes:
- a CDS encoding replication-associated recombination protein A; translation: MRPRTLDEYVGQDHLVGPGRILRRLIEAGQLPSMVFWGPPGTGKTTLARIIAAMSNAHFSAVSAVSAGVGDLRRVIAEARERRPRKTILFIDEIHRFNKAQQDAVLPFVEDGTITLIGATTENPSFEVIGPLLSRSRVFTLNALTEEQVATLIRRALSDGERGIAALNPAMDDEAISALAASVGGDARIALNALEAAAMSVTPDEAGRRVITREVVEEALQHRTYLYDRQGDAHYDTISAFIKSLRGSDPDASLYWLARMIEAGEDPLFIVRRMVILAAEDVGLADPQALSMAVACQQAVHFVGMPEGFLPMAECALYLALAPKSNSAMTAYLKAKEDVEATRNDPVPLHLRNAVTGLMRGLGYGRGYQYAHDYATGIAPGQAYLPDRLKGRRYYTPRPLGREREVWEAWERRLRGTPE
- a CDS encoding enoyl-CoA hydratase; amino-acid sequence: MSEYRSILYEVKDHVAVVSLNRPQYRNAQSRTLLEEMDDAFAKAAEDRDVRVIILRGEGQHFSAGHDLGTPEQVADREARPDEPGVRGRYKRGYDLYVDMSLRWRDLPKPTIAAVQGYCIFGGWMIASAMDLIFAADDAMFLAAAFQYFTPPWDLGARKTKEILFESRFITAQEAKEYGLVNRVYPRDELDRRTMAYARRVAENDPFLVRMAKAAVNQTQDIQGFPAAIRDAYALYVIRALGESDPGAVAIEREEGRRRRPMVQRAIDNMREDAD